One genomic region from Granulimonas faecalis encodes:
- a CDS encoding AfsR/SARP family transcriptional regulator, whose amino-acid sequence MSEPSLRPAPVEEHLSDLLFSRLPVGTVAAPVPERPRVERSGLVSSLVADLACCHLAFFCCNPGHGASSTAVETAYRLDGGSRRPVFLDLSGLAPSAQANVFDVVDDLLTGEGIDSEDDELALVFDGLHGLEEHHCARIARMVTRLVRRGTVLLLGSSECALLCDALPEHRLVGARDLLVLRSELPSWARGLDDEGTLRDLFVSTGGIPSLVEARVMASSPRDDPSRRCAAYRRRRAALLFDAVTCPLIDEERRLRCALVLLGSGSLEEVSALGVPLSAELVASTREECPVLGIDALGVRFSVAGSGPCPASCVDEVSWRYPDLVFEAVQRLVSRGALSQAIAIASRCVDSIDMLSVAAAFPTEILDAGGASLLRSTLAASASDGCDEHDLRRVRAVLEAAEAGGADLSEQTLGEGPVADQVRLLGRVRDLYAGGPALPWRCGGGGRGEGGVTSLVREATRSRLAAHLQARTHILSGAFGEALRVLAREEGRADGGSTLGGALLAVDSYVCARLLGKVVSLGEKVALADALAFLRTSAPEPWAVYEEALCWVADTACGSPAGCGGAMEVLATADGRGDGAVASLVRCGMALGELTRGELEGAVAHAHAALEGHGGPWVSRCCSLTVAVVSMLRGEEGGVGADWGGGSLGAAAEVVAYGLGDSRDAARERRIRSHLASQGCDAASALLVGAAVSHGREAADGLWRLLPETWRGAVRARRGWADRAASEGERPGVRVSVLGGLRVTVDGREVPPSSWRRGSAQLMGYLAVREGHRAYRHEVLPTFWPDRDQEACLQAFYQMTSAVRRAVGRAREGEPVVACRNGVVALSEPLVECDIDELRSALAEVFGPGSDEGRVDAALKAMALYSGGLRVPDTGPAAEFFAAERDRLECRYVDALVRGASLSAACSREHDGIVLAQAAHGLCPARDDAAACYVRMLMAAHRFSEAAQVCRDHAKTVEGVYGAPPSPELSALAREVDRRIRGLCQTVE is encoded by the coding sequence ATGTCCGAGCCCAGCCTCCGCCCCGCCCCCGTCGAGGAGCATCTGAGCGACCTGCTCTTCTCCCGACTTCCCGTCGGGACCGTGGCGGCCCCCGTCCCGGAGAGGCCTCGGGTGGAGCGCTCCGGGCTCGTCTCTTCGCTCGTCGCCGACCTCGCCTGTTGCCACCTTGCGTTCTTCTGCTGCAACCCCGGCCATGGGGCCAGCTCGACTGCCGTGGAGACCGCCTACCGTCTTGACGGCGGCAGCCGTCGGCCGGTCTTTCTCGACCTGTCCGGGCTCGCGCCCTCGGCCCAGGCCAACGTCTTCGATGTCGTCGACGACCTCCTGACCGGCGAGGGGATCGATTCGGAGGATGACGAGCTCGCCCTTGTGTTCGATGGTCTCCACGGGCTCGAGGAGCACCACTGCGCCCGTATCGCGAGGATGGTCACGCGCCTGGTCCGGCGAGGGACGGTTCTGCTCCTCGGGTCCTCCGAATGCGCCCTGCTCTGCGACGCGCTCCCGGAGCACCGCCTCGTGGGTGCCCGAGACCTCCTCGTCCTCAGGTCAGAGCTCCCGTCGTGGGCGCGCGGGCTCGACGACGAGGGCACGCTTCGCGACCTCTTTGTCTCCACCGGCGGCATCCCCTCCCTCGTCGAGGCCCGTGTCATGGCCTCCTCTCCCCGGGACGACCCCTCGAGGCGGTGCGCGGCCTACCGACGTCGGCGGGCTGCCCTCCTGTTCGACGCGGTCACGTGCCCGCTCATCGACGAGGAACGCCGTCTCCGCTGCGCCCTCGTGCTCCTGGGGAGCGGCTCCCTCGAGGAGGTGTCGGCCCTCGGTGTGCCCCTCTCTGCGGAGCTTGTGGCGTCGACTCGCGAGGAGTGCCCGGTGCTCGGCATCGACGCCCTGGGCGTGCGCTTCTCCGTGGCGGGGAGCGGCCCATGCCCGGCGTCCTGTGTGGACGAGGTCTCATGGCGCTACCCGGACCTCGTCTTCGAGGCCGTCCAGCGCCTGGTGTCCCGGGGCGCTCTCTCCCAGGCCATAGCGATCGCGTCGAGGTGCGTCGACTCCATCGACATGCTGTCCGTCGCGGCCGCCTTCCCCACCGAGATCCTCGACGCGGGCGGCGCCTCGCTCCTTCGATCCACCTTGGCGGCGTCGGCATCGGACGGCTGCGACGAGCACGACCTCCGCCGTGTGCGCGCCGTGCTCGAGGCCGCTGAGGCGGGAGGTGCCGACCTCTCCGAGCAGACCCTGGGCGAGGGCCCCGTGGCCGACCAGGTGCGGCTCCTCGGGCGTGTCCGGGACCTCTACGCCGGGGGGCCGGCGCTCCCCTGGCGGTGCGGGGGCGGCGGCCGCGGGGAGGGCGGCGTGACGTCGTTGGTGCGTGAGGCCACGCGTTCAAGGCTCGCGGCGCACCTGCAGGCGCGCACGCACATCCTGTCGGGGGCGTTCGGGGAGGCCCTCAGGGTGCTCGCCCGCGAGGAGGGCCGGGCGGACGGCGGCTCCACCCTGGGCGGGGCACTCCTGGCCGTCGACTCCTACGTCTGTGCGCGCCTTCTGGGCAAGGTCGTCTCGCTCGGAGAGAAGGTCGCCCTCGCCGATGCGCTGGCGTTCCTGAGGACCTCCGCGCCCGAGCCCTGGGCCGTCTACGAGGAGGCGCTCTGCTGGGTCGCCGATACGGCCTGTGGCTCCCCTGCGGGCTGCGGCGGCGCCATGGAGGTGCTGGCGACGGCCGACGGCCGCGGGGACGGTGCCGTGGCGTCGCTGGTCAGGTGCGGCATGGCCCTCGGGGAGTTGACCCGCGGCGAGTTGGAAGGCGCCGTCGCCCACGCCCATGCTGCCCTGGAGGGCCACGGCGGCCCGTGGGTGTCGCGGTGCTGCTCGCTGACGGTGGCCGTGGTCTCGATGCTCCGCGGCGAGGAGGGCGGCGTCGGGGCCGATTGGGGCGGCGGGTCCCTCGGGGCGGCCGCCGAGGTCGTGGCCTACGGGCTCGGGGACTCTCGCGACGCGGCCCGCGAGCGACGGATCCGGTCGCACCTGGCGTCCCAGGGGTGCGACGCGGCGTCCGCACTCCTCGTCGGCGCCGCCGTCTCCCACGGCCGGGAGGCGGCCGACGGCCTCTGGCGGCTGCTGCCCGAGACCTGGCGCGGGGCCGTCAGGGCCAGGAGGGGGTGGGCGGACCGCGCGGCTTCCGAGGGGGAGCGGCCCGGGGTGCGGGTGTCGGTGCTCGGCGGCCTCCGCGTGACGGTGGACGGGCGCGAGGTGCCCCCGTCCTCGTGGCGGCGGGGGTCCGCACAGCTCATGGGGTACCTTGCCGTCCGGGAGGGGCACCGGGCCTACCGCCACGAGGTCCTGCCCACCTTCTGGCCCGATCGCGACCAGGAGGCCTGCCTTCAGGCTTTCTACCAGATGACATCGGCCGTACGTCGCGCCGTCGGCCGGGCCCGGGAGGGCGAGCCGGTGGTCGCGTGCCGCAACGGCGTCGTGGCGCTCTCCGAGCCGCTCGTCGAGTGCGACATCGACGAGCTGCGTTCGGCGCTGGCCGAGGTGTTCGGTCCAGGGTCCGACGAGGGGCGCGTCGACGCCGCGCTGAAGGCCATGGCGCTCTACTCCGGCGGCCTCCGTGTGCCCGACACGGGGCCTGCCGCGGAGTTCTTCGCCGCGGAGCGAGACCGCCTCGAGTGCCGTTATGTGGACGCCCTCGTGCGGGGCGCCTCGCTCTCCGCGGCCTGCTCCCGCGAGCACGACGGCATCGTGCTCGCCCAGGCGGCCCATGGCCTCTGTCCCGCGAGGGACGACGCGGCGGCCTGCTACGTGCGCATGCTCATGGCCGCCCACCGCTTCTCCGAGGCCGCCCAGGTGTGCCGGGACCACGCGAAGACGGTCGAGGGGGTCTACGGAGCGCCGCCGAGCCCCGAGCTCTCGGCCCTCGCGAGGGAGGTCGACCGGAGGATCAGGGGGTTGTGCCAGACCGTCGAATAA
- a CDS encoding SEC-C metal-binding domain-containing protein yields MGRNDPCPCGSGKKFKNCHGKKH; encoded by the coding sequence GTGGGCCGCAACGACCCCTGCCCATGCGGGTCGGGCAAGAAGTTCAAGAACTGCCACGGAAAGAAGCACTAA
- the prfB gene encoding peptide chain release factor 2, producing MSEEATTADLGLLSARLEEVEGYLHLDETRERIARLERESAAPGFWDDADGARAVMEALARDRDDVAAFEAARSLLEDAQAALELGDEMDDDGLREESQALAERLSSSLSELELSSWFTDDLDHGDAIVTVTPGQGGLEAQDWTEMLFRMYLRYCERRGWKVDVNDAPAGDVIGLDRATFTVSGKNAYGMLRADQGVHRLVRISPTDAKKRRQTTFAGVEVLPVLPDDIEVEIDPSDLRIDVYHASGPGGQGVNTTDSAVRITHLPSGIVVTCQNERSQIQNKASAMQILKARLYEQEKARREAELDELRGPKHEISFGNQIRNYVLYPFQLVKDTRTGIETGNVSAVLDDGDLDQFIVGYHRWAVSQQAE from the coding sequence GTGAGCGAAGAAGCCACCACGGCGGACCTCGGCCTCCTCTCGGCGCGCCTTGAGGAGGTCGAGGGCTATCTGCACCTCGATGAGACCCGCGAGCGCATCGCCCGCCTCGAGCGGGAGAGCGCGGCCCCCGGGTTCTGGGATGACGCCGACGGCGCCAGGGCCGTCATGGAGGCCCTGGCCCGCGACCGCGACGACGTGGCGGCCTTCGAGGCCGCCCGCTCGCTGCTCGAGGACGCCCAGGCGGCCCTCGAGCTCGGCGACGAGATGGACGACGACGGCCTGCGCGAGGAGTCCCAGGCCCTGGCCGAGAGGCTTTCCTCGAGCCTCTCGGAGCTCGAGCTCTCCAGCTGGTTCACCGACGACCTCGACCACGGCGACGCCATCGTCACCGTCACGCCCGGCCAGGGCGGCCTCGAGGCCCAGGACTGGACGGAGATGCTCTTCCGCATGTACCTGCGCTACTGCGAGCGCCGCGGCTGGAAGGTGGACGTCAACGACGCCCCTGCGGGCGACGTCATCGGCCTCGACCGAGCCACGTTCACCGTGAGCGGCAAGAACGCCTACGGCATGCTCCGCGCCGATCAGGGCGTCCACCGCCTCGTGCGCATCTCGCCCACCGACGCCAAGAAGCGCCGCCAGACCACCTTCGCGGGCGTCGAGGTGCTCCCGGTGCTCCCCGACGACATCGAGGTCGAGATCGACCCCTCCGACCTCAGGATCGACGTCTACCACGCCTCGGGCCCCGGCGGCCAGGGCGTCAACACCACGGACTCCGCGGTGCGCATCACCCACCTGCCCTCGGGCATCGTGGTCACCTGCCAGAACGAGCGCAGCCAGATCCAGAACAAGGCCAGCGCCATGCAGATCCTCAAGGCCCGCCTCTACGAGCAGGAGAAGGCCAGGCGGGAGGCCGAGCTCGACGAGTTGCGCGGCCCCAAGCACGAGATCTCGTTCGGCAACCAGATCCGCAACTACGTGCTCTACCCCTTCCAGCTGGTCAAGGACACCCGCACCGGCATCGAGACCGGCAACGTGTCGGCGGTGCTCGACGACGGGGACCTCGACCAGTTCATCGTCGGGTATCATCGGTGGGCGGTGTCGCAGCAGGCGGAGTAG
- a CDS encoding YitT family protein gives MGGGVDVRRVARDVVLIVVGSALYAFGVDAFAVPEGLAAGGVTGLATVIYAVGAEHGLYLPVGTQTLVMNGLLMIPVIRTGGLRYAARTIGGIVASSLFIDLFAPVVPPLGGGDLLLCALWGGVICGVGLGLVFRTGGNTGGTDIVAQLANRRLGVPVGTASVVVDALIVLVSIPVFSLSNALYAMVMMYLMCRVLDAVIDGPRSERAAWIISQNHDRIANAVMYSLGRGCTEVSARGVWSGNPKPMLLVILSNREVGMLKEIVSDADPEALMIISEVHEAFGEGFEGMGHH, from the coding sequence ATGGGCGGCGGGGTCGATGTCAGGAGGGTCGCGCGCGACGTCGTCCTCATCGTCGTGGGATCGGCCCTCTACGCCTTCGGCGTGGACGCCTTCGCCGTGCCCGAGGGCCTGGCCGCCGGCGGCGTCACGGGCCTCGCCACGGTGATCTACGCCGTGGGGGCCGAGCACGGCCTCTACCTTCCCGTGGGCACCCAGACCCTGGTCATGAACGGCCTGCTCATGATCCCGGTCATCCGCACCGGCGGCCTGCGCTACGCCGCCCGCACCATCGGCGGCATCGTCGCGAGCTCCCTGTTCATCGACCTGTTCGCCCCGGTGGTGCCGCCCCTCGGCGGGGGCGACCTCCTGCTCTGCGCCCTGTGGGGCGGCGTGATTTGCGGCGTGGGCCTGGGCCTCGTCTTTCGCACCGGCGGCAACACCGGCGGCACCGACATCGTGGCCCAGCTCGCCAACCGCCGCCTCGGCGTGCCCGTGGGCACCGCGTCGGTGGTCGTGGACGCCCTCATCGTGCTGGTCTCCATCCCGGTCTTCTCGCTCTCCAACGCCCTGTACGCCATGGTGATGATGTATCTCATGTGCCGGGTCCTCGACGCCGTCATCGACGGCCCGAGGAGCGAGCGTGCGGCTTGGATCATCTCCCAGAACCACGACCGGATCGCCAACGCGGTCATGTACTCCCTCGGCCGCGGCTGCACAGAGGTCTCGGCCCGGGGTGTGTGGTCGGGCAACCCCAAGCCCATGCTCCTGGTGATCCTGTCCAACCGCGAGGTGGGCATGCTCAAGGAGATCGTCTCCGACGCCGACCCGGAGGCGCTCATGATCATCTCCGAGGTCCACGAGGCGTTCGGCGAGGGCTTCGAGGGCATGGGGCATCACTGA
- a CDS encoding PTS sugar transporter subunit IIB, giving the protein MYKALVACKAGMGSSMMLKIKADQVIKENELPIVTQHGSLDSIADFKGDLILTQSDFADRVDTHGVYVASVDNILDKDEIKAVLEDFIATRQG; this is encoded by the coding sequence ATGTACAAGGCGCTCGTTGCGTGCAAGGCCGGCATGGGCTCTTCGATGATGCTCAAGATCAAAGCCGACCAGGTCATCAAGGAGAACGAGCTCCCCATCGTGACCCAGCACGGGTCCCTCGACTCGATCGCCGACTTCAAGGGCGACCTCATCCTCACGCAGTCCGACTTCGCCGACAGGGTGGACACCCACGGCGTCTACGTCGCCTCGGTGGACAACATCCTCGACAAGGACGAGATCAAGGCCGTCCTCGAGGATTTCATCGCCACCCGTCAGGGTTAG
- the ftsE gene encoding cell division ATP-binding protein FtsE, with protein sequence MANHFRSPDAEPEKSPATRPAAPDTADAPADGAPTANEGLEPVVVETAHAPARESAFDPTNEPGFTSVFAPLRPTDEDESHINRSGAPTISMRDVTKIYPAQPNKPALENVSLDIYPGEFVFLVGHSGSGKSTFIKLLTRELKATGGKVIVAGQDLTTMRNWKVPYLRRQIGCVFQDFKLLPDKTTYENVAFTLECIGKPRSVVKAQVPEVLRLVGLQEKMDMYPDQLSGGEQQRVSVARAMVNRPPLLICDEPTGNLDPAISLGIMKLLERINRTGTTVLMATHDREMVDSMRKRVIALEAGHVVRDQERGGYGYYGAL encoded by the coding sequence GTGGCCAATCACTTCCGCAGCCCGGATGCGGAGCCGGAGAAGTCCCCGGCGACGCGCCCCGCTGCCCCCGACACGGCGGACGCGCCCGCCGACGGGGCCCCCACCGCGAACGAGGGCCTCGAGCCCGTCGTCGTGGAGACGGCCCACGCGCCCGCCCGCGAAAGCGCCTTCGACCCCACCAACGAGCCCGGCTTCACCAGCGTCTTCGCGCCGCTGCGTCCCACCGACGAGGACGAGAGCCACATCAACCGCTCGGGCGCGCCGACCATCTCCATGCGCGACGTCACCAAGATCTATCCCGCGCAGCCCAACAAACCGGCCCTCGAGAACGTCTCGCTGGACATCTACCCCGGTGAGTTCGTCTTCCTCGTGGGCCACTCCGGCTCGGGCAAGTCGACCTTTATCAAGCTGCTCACCCGCGAGCTCAAGGCCACCGGCGGCAAGGTGATCGTGGCCGGCCAGGACCTCACCACCATGCGCAACTGGAAGGTCCCGTACCTGCGCCGTCAGATCGGCTGCGTGTTCCAGGACTTCAAGCTGCTGCCCGACAAGACCACCTACGAGAACGTGGCCTTCACGCTCGAGTGCATCGGCAAGCCCCGATCCGTGGTTAAGGCCCAGGTCCCCGAGGTGCTGCGTCTCGTGGGCCTGCAGGAGAAGATGGACATGTACCCCGACCAGCTCTCCGGCGGCGAGCAGCAGCGCGTCTCGGTGGCCAGGGCCATGGTCAACCGCCCGCCGCTGCTCATCTGCGACGAACCCACGGGCAACCTCGACCCCGCCATCTCGCTCGGCATCATGAAGCTGCTCGAGCGCATCAACCGCACCGGCACCACGGTCCTCATGGCCACCCACGACCGCGAGATGGTCGACTCCATGCGTAAGCGCGTCATCGCGCTCGAGGCCGGCCATGTGGTCCGCGACCAGGAGAGGGGAGGCTACGGCTACTATGGCGCCCTCTAA
- the ftsX gene encoding permease-like cell division protein FtsX — translation MAPSNFGYSLREAGHHFRRNLSTALGAVVTIFLSLFIIGVFVLGSSIVNNMVGSVEDKVTIQAFLSDDAAQDKVDALQKSVQGWDNVESVTYKSKDEALEEYRTTMSNKNAAAAVDALDGQNPVPASLVIKLDDPQQVSATADKLIADPSFAEVCDDTDNPAASVQYGQETVERLFSVANYIRVIAVVLVIMLTFVAFVFINNTIRLAISARRREIAIMRLVGASNGFIRGPFLMEGALEALIGALLSIGALQLVISVVLPRLESSLQFLAIAVDPAIVGFTYVILIVVGLVIGLFGSAIAMGRYLKV, via the coding sequence ATGGCGCCCTCTAACTTCGGCTACTCCCTGCGCGAGGCCGGGCATCACTTCCGCAGGAACCTGTCCACGGCCCTCGGCGCCGTGGTCACCATCTTCCTTTCGCTCTTCATCATCGGCGTCTTCGTCCTCGGCAGCTCCATCGTCAACAACATGGTGGGCTCCGTGGAGGACAAGGTCACCATCCAGGCGTTCCTCTCCGACGACGCCGCCCAGGACAAGGTGGACGCGCTCCAGAAGTCCGTCCAGGGCTGGGACAACGTCGAGTCGGTGACCTACAAGTCCAAGGACGAGGCCCTCGAGGAGTACCGCACCACCATGTCCAACAAGAACGCGGCCGCGGCCGTGGACGCGCTGGACGGTCAGAACCCGGTGCCCGCCTCCCTCGTCATCAAGCTCGACGACCCGCAGCAGGTCTCGGCCACGGCCGACAAGCTCATTGCCGATCCCTCGTTCGCCGAGGTCTGCGACGACACCGACAACCCGGCCGCCTCGGTGCAGTACGGTCAGGAGACCGTCGAGCGCCTCTTCTCGGTGGCCAACTACATCCGCGTCATCGCCGTGGTGCTGGTGATCATGCTCACCTTCGTGGCCTTCGTGTTCATCAACAACACCATCCGCCTGGCCATCTCGGCCCGCCGCCGCGAGATCGCCATCATGCGCCTCGTGGGCGCGTCCAACGGCTTCATCCGCGGGCCCTTCCTCATGGAGGGCGCCCTCGAGGCCTTGATCGGCGCGCTGCTGTCCATCGGCGCCCTGCAGCTGGTCATCTCCGTGGTGCTGCCGCGCCTCGAGAGCAGCCTGCAGTTTCTGGCCATCGCGGTCGACCCGGCCATCGTCGGCTTCACCTACGTGATCCTGATCGTGGTGGGCCTCGTGATCGGCCTGTTCGGCTCGGCCATTGCCATGGGTCGCTACCTCAAGGTGTAG